From one Bacillus sp. FJAT-42376 genomic stretch:
- the ylqF gene encoding ribosome biogenesis GTPase YlqF, translating to MAIQWFPGHMAKARRQVTEKLKLIDIVYELVDARLPLSSRNPMIDEIVSAKPRIILLNKADMADPRVTKEWLHYFKEKGMHALPLDAQSGKGLKDILPLSKLVLKEKLDRLEAKGVRPRAIRALIIGIPNVGKSTLINRLAKKNMAKTGDRPGVTTAQQWVKVGKEIELLDTPGILWPKFEDQLVGYKLAVTGAIKDTILNLQDITVYALQFLSANYPERLKERFGLEEIPEEIVMLFDEIATRRGCVMSGGIVDYDKTSELVLREIRSEKLGALSFERPGEEI from the coding sequence ATGGCAATACAATGGTTCCCGGGCCATATGGCAAAAGCCAGAAGGCAGGTAACAGAAAAACTGAAGCTTATTGATATTGTGTATGAGCTAGTGGACGCAAGGCTCCCTCTCTCATCCAGAAATCCAATGATCGATGAAATTGTGTCGGCAAAGCCGCGGATTATTTTATTGAACAAAGCAGATATGGCCGACCCGAGAGTAACAAAGGAATGGCTGCACTATTTCAAAGAAAAAGGGATGCACGCGCTGCCCCTTGATGCTCAGTCAGGGAAAGGATTGAAAGATATTTTGCCTTTATCCAAGCTCGTGCTGAAAGAAAAGCTGGACCGCCTTGAAGCGAAAGGCGTTCGCCCGAGAGCGATCAGAGCCCTGATCATTGGGATTCCGAATGTAGGGAAATCTACACTGATAAACAGACTGGCAAAGAAAAACATGGCTAAGACCGGAGACCGGCCGGGAGTTACGACGGCTCAGCAATGGGTAAAAGTAGGCAAAGAAATTGAACTGCTCGACACGCCGGGAATTCTCTGGCCAAAATTTGAGGACCAGTTAGTCGGGTATAAACTTGCAGTGACAGGAGCCATTAAGGACACCATCTTGAATTTGCAGGACATCACTGTGTACGCCCTTCAGTTTTTAAGTGCCAACTATCCTGAACGATTAAAAGAACGTTTTGGATTAGAGGAAATTCCAGAGGAAATTGTCATGCTCTTCGATGAGATTGCAACCCGCAGGGGATGTGTGATGAGCGGCGGGATTGTCGATTACGATAAAACATCTGAGCTTGTCCTTAGAGAAATCCGTTCCGAAAAATTAGGTGCTCTGTCTTTCGAAAGACCGGGAGAAGAGATATGA
- a CDS encoding EscU/YscU/HrcU family type III secretion system export apparatus switch protein, whose amino-acid sequence MKESKKKKAVALKYEGGADQAPKVTAKGRGLIADEILSRAQKAGVPVKEDASLVNLLDSLEVQQEIPEDLYAVVAEIFAYIYKLDKEKEEQK is encoded by the coding sequence ATGAAAGAAAGCAAGAAGAAAAAAGCAGTCGCACTAAAATATGAGGGCGGTGCCGATCAGGCTCCAAAGGTCACAGCAAAAGGCCGGGGACTGATTGCGGATGAAATTCTTTCGAGGGCGCAAAAGGCTGGCGTGCCGGTCAAAGAGGATGCATCACTCGTAAATTTACTGGATTCCCTTGAGGTTCAGCAGGAAATTCCTGAGGACCTCTACGCAGTTGTTGCAGAAATTTTCGCCTATATCTACAAGCTTGACAAGGAAAAAGAGGAACAAAAGTAA
- a CDS encoding ribonuclease HII, with amino-acid sequence MKQTVKDIESILKNIHNPQDPLIEKYRRDERASVRKLAERCLAGIEKKDRMRQMFEELKRFEYDARSKGFKSIAGIDEAGRGPLAGPVVAGAVILPEGFYLEGLNDSKKLSEKKRDLFFDVIQKEALAIGIGIVDAEEIDRINIYQASKKAMRLAIEDLELNPDYLLIDAMEVELNIPQEKIIKGDAKSISIAAGSVVAKVTRDRIMKDLAKTYPAYGFDQNMGYGTAIHLESLKVHGATPHHRKTFSPVKELL; translated from the coding sequence ATGAAACAAACGGTAAAAGACATTGAATCGATTTTGAAAAACATACATAACCCGCAGGATCCGCTCATTGAAAAGTACAGACGGGATGAGAGAGCGTCTGTACGCAAACTTGCAGAACGCTGTCTGGCAGGCATTGAAAAAAAAGACCGTATGCGCCAAATGTTTGAAGAATTAAAGAGATTCGAATATGATGCCCGCTCTAAAGGCTTTAAATCAATCGCAGGCATTGATGAAGCCGGAAGAGGGCCGCTTGCCGGTCCGGTTGTAGCCGGGGCTGTTATCCTTCCCGAGGGCTTTTACCTGGAAGGGCTGAATGACTCGAAAAAACTTTCTGAAAAGAAGCGGGATTTATTTTTTGACGTCATCCAAAAAGAAGCCCTGGCTATCGGGATCGGGATTGTAGATGCCGAAGAGATTGACCGGATTAATATCTATCAGGCCTCAAAAAAAGCGATGAGGCTGGCCATTGAAGATTTAGAATTGAATCCTGATTACCTTTTAATCGATGCAATGGAAGTGGAACTGAACATTCCGCAGGAAAAAATTATAAAAGGGGATGCGAAAAGTATTTCCATTGCTGCCGGTTCTGTTGTCGCTAAGGTGACAAGAGACCGGATTATGAAGGATCTTGCAAAAACGTATCCTGCCTATGGCTTTGATCAGAATATGGGGTATGGAACGGCTATCCATCTCGAATCGCTGAAAGTGCATGGTGCTACTCCTCATCACAGAAAAACCTTTAGTCCTGTAAAAGAACTTCTTTAA
- the sucC gene encoding ADP-forming succinate--CoA ligase subunit beta — translation MNIHEYQGKEILRKYGVAVPNGKVAFTVEEAVEAAKELGTQVTVVKAQIHAGGRGKAGGVKVAKNLDEVKEYASEILGKTLITHQTGPEGKEVKRLLIEEGCDIKKEYYVGLVLDRDSSRVVLMASEEGGTEIEEVAEKTPEKIFKESVDPAVGLQMYQARRIAFNINIPRELVGQAAKFMMSLYKAFTEKDCSIAEINPLVVTGDGKVMALDAKLNFDANALYRQKDVLEYRDLDEEDAKEIEASKYDLSYISLDGTIGCMVNGAGLAMATMDIINYYGGNPANFLDVGGGATAEKVTEAFKIILSDQNVKGIFVNIFGGIMKCDIIAEGVVEATKQVGLEIPLVVRLEGTNVELGKQILKDSGLNITAAESMADGAQKIVSLVG, via the coding sequence ATGAATATCCATGAGTACCAGGGAAAAGAAATCCTCAGAAAATATGGGGTTGCAGTACCGAATGGAAAAGTGGCTTTCACTGTTGAAGAGGCAGTTGAAGCAGCAAAAGAACTAGGCACACAAGTAACAGTGGTTAAAGCCCAGATTCACGCAGGAGGCCGCGGTAAAGCAGGCGGGGTAAAGGTTGCGAAAAATCTGGATGAAGTAAAAGAATACGCAAGCGAAATCCTGGGGAAAACACTGATTACCCATCAGACAGGTCCTGAAGGGAAAGAAGTTAAGCGTTTGCTGATCGAAGAAGGCTGCGACATCAAGAAAGAATATTATGTCGGGCTTGTTCTTGACCGCGATTCCTCAAGGGTTGTACTGATGGCCTCAGAAGAAGGCGGAACGGAAATTGAAGAAGTAGCAGAAAAAACGCCTGAGAAGATTTTTAAAGAATCTGTTGATCCGGCAGTCGGCCTTCAAATGTATCAGGCACGCCGAATCGCATTTAACATCAACATCCCGCGTGAGCTTGTGGGCCAGGCGGCTAAATTTATGATGAGCCTGTATAAAGCATTCACAGAAAAAGATTGCTCCATTGCTGAAATCAACCCGCTGGTCGTTACGGGAGACGGCAAAGTCATGGCGCTTGATGCGAAGCTTAATTTTGATGCAAACGCATTATACCGTCAAAAAGATGTTTTGGAATATCGTGACCTTGATGAAGAAGATGCAAAAGAAATTGAAGCATCCAAATATGATCTCAGCTACATCTCTTTGGACGGAACAATCGGCTGCATGGTTAATGGAGCCGGTCTTGCAATGGCGACGATGGATATCATTAACTACTACGGCGGGAATCCCGCAAACTTCCTTGATGTTGGGGGCGGCGCCACTGCTGAAAAAGTAACGGAAGCCTTTAAAATCATTTTGTCCGATCAAAATGTAAAAGGAATTTTTGTTAATATTTTTGGCGGTATTATGAAGTGTGACATCATTGCTGAAGGCGTAGTGGAGGCAACGAAGCAGGTTGGCCTTGAAATTCCATTGGTGGTGCGTCTTGAAGGGACAAACGTAGAACTGGGTAAACAGATCTTGAAAGATTCAGGACTAAATATTACGGCAGCTGAGTCCATGGCGGATGGAGCTCAAAAAATCGTTTCTTTAGTAGGCTAA